The DNA sequence cttttttattttattttttttatatattctctctctctctctctctctctctctctctctctctctctctctctctctctctctctctctctctctctctctctcccgagcTCAAAGGCAGCCAATTCGTTCTCCGCGACTCTCCTATCGTCCTCTACCCCGCTCTTCATCTCCTCAACCCCTCTCCTCACCCTTACTGCAACGGTGCGACCACTAAACCCCCAAACCGCCCCCATTTCACTCTGTCAATCCTGCTCCCTCCATGCTTTCTGCAGCCCCAATTGCCTCTCCGCCGCCCAATCCTCCTCCCACGCTCAATGGGTCTGTCAATCCCTAGCGAAATTACGAAATTACAAGTCCAATTCATCTTCGATCCCTTGGTTTCAGTCCAATTCATTGAAGGAGACATGGCCTTCGATCAAGCCCAAACCGTGGCCTTACCCGAGTCAAGGCCTTGATCCGATCTGACATCGTGAAGGCCTCGATCTGACCTGACATCTTCACCTTGCTGGTCATCGGAATCGACGGCGGAAGTTACGAGGGTTGTCGTGTGTGAAGGCGGACAACGATGCACGGCAATGAAGAAGCTTGGGCTTTGATCGGATTTGTGTCCTAGTTCAAGTGGTTGTGGCGATATGAGATGGTAGCCGGATTTTGCATTGCCTGGTAATAAAACttaggggaaattactggtcactccctgtacttttagggagtcgacagttcagtccctgttatcctaatttcgacaagttactcctcagactttcaaatctcacacaatttggtccaaaatgactattttgcccctcccttcctctttttgttttttatttttctctcctctcccctcctttcttctaaaattcataattaattcatacgaactccgatatttgcgttccatatatgtacgagatcgtatcgatgagctccacaacttttatgaagaaagtttttccaaattttgtatgtataaaaagtcaattttcacaaccgctccaaataacattcgtttcgaaaatccactttcttctaaaattcataattaattcatacaaactctgatttttgcgttccatatatgcacaagattgtatcaacgagctctacaactttcatgaagaaagttgttccaaattttgtacgtataaaaagtcattttcactaccccctaaataacgttcgtttcgaaaatttcctttcttctaaaattcataattaattcatacaaactccgatttttgcgttccatatatgtacgagatcgtatcgatgagctctacaaattttatgaaggaaattttttcaaattttgtatgtataaacagtcaattttcacgacccccccccccccaaccacaaaataacacacacacacactctctctcattatgcacatttcaacccaagaaatatcaaatatttgaattatgaatattgagactatttcataagtagttgtacgagaaattcggtttcgtatcaattttagtttcgaaatgaacgttatttagggggggtcgtgaaaattgactttttatacatacaaaatttggaaaaactttcttcataaaaattgtagagatcatcgatacgatctcgtacatatatggaacgcaaatatcggagttcgtatgaattaattatgaattttagaagaaaggagatttttgaaatgaacgttatttagggggggtcgtgaaaattgactttttatacatacaaaatttggaaaaactttcttcataaaaattatagagatcctcgatacgatctcgtacatatatggaacgcaaatatcggagttcgtataaattaattatgaattttagaagaaaggagattttcgaaacgaacgttatttaggggggcagtgaaaatgactttttatacgtacaaaatttggaacaactttcttcatgaaagttgtagagctcgttgatacaatcttgtgtatatatggaacgcaaaaatcagagtttgtatgaattaattatgaattttagaagaaagtggattttcgaaacgaatgttatttggagcggtcgtgaaaattgactttttatacatacaaaatttggaaaaactttcttcataaaagttgtggagctcatcgatacgatctcgtacatatatggaacgcaaatatcggagttcgtatgaattaattatgaattttagaagaaaggaggggagaggagagaaaaataaaaaacaaaaagaggaagggaggggcaaaatagtcattttggaccaaattgtgtgagatttgaaaatctgaggagtaacttgtcgaaattaggatagcagggactgaactgtcgacgccctaaaagtacagggagtgaccagtaatttccccatatatatatgtgtgtgtgtgtgtgcacgaTTCTTGGCTACGCCAGGCGTACCATACGCCTTCAACAGACGTTAACAGAAGGATAAAAGGGTCATTCAATATTCCACAAACTACAAGCTAGTaaaaaaacctttactgtctcTTAACGAGGGGCAAGGATGCCATTTCTGCTCGACATCATCCCTCTCACCTACCATATCAGTCGTGTTGTCGAACACTGAGATACAGAGATAATACTTGATCGCCGCCTGCAACTTACCTTCAATTTCGGTGTAGATCGGGAGCTTGTTTGCAAGTATCTCAGCAATCAAGTATCACAGCTACCTCTCACTCAATCAAATCTAATTCCGGAGGTAATGAAAATTTAGTTTTTCAACCCAAAGAAGAGCTCTCACCAATAATTACAGAACCGGTTCAGATTTCAAACCAACGTCCTCCTAGTCCATCCAAGGAAACCAAGACGGAGCCTGCAAAACCTCAAACTGAGAATACCAAAAACACCCAGAGATCAAAGAGCCCTTCCATTGCACAAATGGCGTACGTATCCACCACGAAAGAAAACGGTTCatggatttttttatttttttttttgcattaaaATAGAGCATCTTTATTGATGATAATTCTAGATGAGTACATGCTTAAAGACAAAAGTTAATAGAGACAGTCCCCTGATTCGGTGGAGGCGACATAACAAAAAAACTAATTAACCACATTAGAATTGATCCAAGAATCCAAAATACCAGTAAAAGGAATCCAGCCAAGATGGTAAGGAGTAGGGCCTTGGGGAGCATCACCACTTTTATACCCCGCCTGATTTATCTTCGATGGAATCCGCATCTAGAATGTTAGattttgatgatgatggtgaccagtttttttttagaatgatgATGGTGCCCAGTTTAAATGTTAAACAGAGCATATCAGCAACAGTGTTGCGTTGGCCAAGATAGAAGGTACCAACTACCAAGGGTGGCAACCCGGAATCGAGCCACCtcactccattttttttttttctaattcatAATAAACTGAGCTCATAGAATTCATTCATATGCATGATTCAAGTTCGGCATGTGAGATTTGTCATGAAAGGCCTTCGCTTTTTACCCTAATGATTTGTTTTGAACTGATAACGGAAGTGTTCTACGATGCCATTATCATCCAGATTGTGTGGAGAGGAAGATGCCAGCAAGGCAGGCCCCACTCGGCGTATGGTACTCCCGGCGTAGCCCAAACGCaccctatatatatgtatatatatacacacacagagAGTCCGGCTACGGTGCTGACGGTACGGATTTTCAGTTTTctcccacttttcgatcacattttcacatcttaaccgttcagtttttaggtcataatgtatagatcatctctccaaaatttcagccaatttggtgatcgttaaggcatccaaaactgtaaattacaacaatgtacacgaacggttccggttcgacagattcggtttaTTCGTGTCAATAGTTTTAGAGTTTACCCtattgaaaaatagtttttcTCAATCACGCCAATCTCGATCTTTCTTCAGGTCAGTAACTCTGAGCCAACCGgagtccaaaaccaaatggaTTATTGAGGGCATGTTTAtttacttggaatgggagggaatgattacaGGGTAAAACTATTCctatgtttactaacacataaatgaaTCAGAATGATTCTGGGTAAAAGTATtactgcgtttactaacacatgcaTGAATCGGAATGGGTGTAGGTCTCATTtccttataaggaatcgattcctaaATACTCAGAAATTTGATtccgaaggggggagatgggtttaggaatcaactcttcCGAAATCAATATtgattcatttcttctccctttctaattgtctccgattcatgattagtTTCTATTCCAAATAAATAAACGTGCCACAATATTGAAGGAAAATAAGCCAAGGCGGGATCTGGAATCTTTCTCTGGGTTTGGGCTAAAAAATTGGACCTCGACAAGATTGGTGTCGTTGGTCCACGTGTCAACCCTGACCTTTGGTCATCAAGGCGTCAAAAGTGTCGATCCAAAATTCCTAAAAAAGACCTGCGTGTAAAGCCCCACAGTTTAAAACGGCGACACTTCGTCCCCTTAATTTAATTCTCCAAACCTGAAATTCAGACTCAGCAAACACACACTATTCTATATTTCTATTTCTATAATACTTAGCACTGAGCGATCAATCCGTAGAGAAAAGAGAAGCATTTCAAATGTGGCGGAGGAGCTTCAGCAGCAGCGCCGGCGCAGCCGCAAGCGCGTTGAAGGACAAGAAATGGGACGCGCTGGTCATCGGAGGCGGCCACAACGGCCTCACTGCAGCCGCGTACCTCGCACGCGCCGGCCTCTCCGTCGCAGTCCTCGAACGCCGCCACGTCATCGGCGGAGCAGCCGTGACGGAAGAGCTCATTCCGGGATTCAAGTTCTCCCGGTGTAGCTACCTCCAGAGCCTCCTCCGTCCCGCCGTTATCAAGTAAGTCTAgcttgaattgaattgaaatttgaatttgaaccaAACAATGCCTCTGATTTTGTTCGGTTTGGGAATAACAGGGAATTAGAGCTAGCTCGGCATGGAATGAAGTTACTGAAGAGGAGTCCGTCGTCGTTTACGCCTTGTTTGGACGGACGTTATCTTCTTTTAGGGCCGGAAAAGGACCTTAACCATTCAGAGATTGCTAAATTCTCTAAGCTAGACGCTGAAGCTTATCCAAGGTCTCACTATTCAGTACTAGTTATAATCTGGAAATGCGTGTTTGTTAACTTGTGTATTGGTTGTTTCGAATATCTGTATGATTGACTGAGTTGAGTTGCAGATATGAGAATCAGCTAGAGAAGTTCTGTCAGTTTATGGATCCTTTGCTGGATTCAGCTCCTCCAGAATCTTCACAAGGCGCCTCCCCGGCTACTTTTGGTGACCGGTTGAAGGATAAGATGCACAAGTCCATGTTTTGGGCTCAGCTTCTGAGACAGGCTGCTGTCTTAGGCCAGAAAGATATGGTGTAAGAAACTAAGAATTCATATCTCTAGTAATGTGGATGGAAATGTTATGGTTAATAGCAGTGCTAATTTCCCAATTAAGTTTCTAGCATTTGATATGTAACTTCTGTGTTTGTACAGAGACTTTATGGACCTTCTGTTATCCCCGGCTTCGAAAGTTTTGAACAACTGGTTTGAGGtgattctataattccttttatTCCCTTTGTCATGTTATTTTTTCCAAACATTATAGATTGTAAGTTCTTGATGCATAAAAACTGGACACTAAGTTATATTGCTAGCTCATCTTTGGGTTGGGTTAAAAGCTGTTGGAAACTCTTCTACTTCCTATAAGAAGAGTTTCCTTTAAGGTCCTGACAGTAGTATTTCCCTTTAATCTGATCAATTGATCAGTAATTTCTGACCCTGCCATTTATATTCCTATTGGTAACGGGCGTCATCCTTTTCATTTAGTTGTTGGTCAATGGTGATCAACTCATTTCTCTGTATCTAGGACCACAGAGGGAATAATTACagtggttttttttcctttcctactAAGTTTTCTTTTCACAGACTGATGTTCTGAAGGCAACCCTTGCAACAGATGCTGTTATAGGAACTACGGTAAGAGTTTTCATGAGTGGCAAGGATGCACTTGTTTCATATTTAAATATTTGGAGATAAATACTGGACATGTTTCATGTTAGGTTTCATAAGAAATTGATAATGCAAAGTACAGCACCctatttttacaattttttaccATTTCTTCCCCTCTATTTTCTGTAGGGAAGTGTCCATACACCAGGGAGTGGATATGTTCTGCTACATCATGTGATGGGAGAAACTGACGGCGAGCGTGGAATTTGGTCGTAAGTACTCTATTGCTTGCTTAGCATATTTCTGCCCACTTTGCTTTTTACAATTAATTCATCCTACTTTAAGATACATTCTTGGATAAATGCTACTTTCTTTTCTTGTCAGTATTGGTCTTCCTGAGACCAGAAATTGTGAAACAGCTATGGTTATCATTATGAACAATTTTGATTCATCCCAGTTTAGGCCTTTTCTTAGTACTGGAAATCCAATTTTATATGTAGGTATGTTGAAGGTGGGATGGGTTCAGTATCCTTGGCTATTGGTAATGCTGCTAGGGAAGCTGGGGCTCATATTGTCACAAGTGCAGAGGTATTTATGCCTAGAAAGGAGCTAGGGTTAGTTCATAAGCTTCAATTCTCAAAAGTTTGTTCAGCTGCTTGTGTTTGTGCATTATACTGTTGTCTAATGCTGCTTGACTTTTCGTAATTTTTTGTTTAGGTTCAGCAAATGTTAATTAATGACTCTGGCAAAGTGGATGGGGTAAGTTTTTCTCagattcgtaaatgaacattttgATATTCAAATCGAACTGATTGCACATTGTGGACGTGTCTTATTGTAGGTTTTGCTATCTGATGGTTCACGGGTGCACTCTTCAATTGTTTTATCAAATGCAACCCCTTATAAAACATTCAAGGTATAACATGGCCCTGCTTCTGTACAATTTAAAGTTACTAAGACAACTGATGTTGTGTGAAATAAATGAGAGTTTGACAATACTATAAAAGTTTTAGGCTTGCTATTATAAATGGATTTTAATCTCGATTATAGGTTTGCATTATCTGAAACAGGAGTTGGTGCCTGATGATGTTCTTCCGGATGATTTTCTACGTGCAATTAAATACTCAGATTACAGCTCTGTAAGCTTTATTAGTTCTTCTTGATTTCACTATCTTGTGAATTTTCCACGTCAAATCTTTCACTTAATCTACTTTATACAATGAGATATAGTATCTGTAGTGATTTGAGATTTACTATGGTTGTATCTGAGACCTAGTCCTCTGACTAATGGTAGAAGGGAGTGGAACAAAAAACTGTAATAGGTGTTGAAGCATAAAACTTATATGTAATGTAGGCTACTACGAAGATAAATATAGCGGTTGATCAGTTGCCCCAGTTTAAGAGCTGCAAGTTAAATCATACTCATGCAGGTCCGCAGCATATGGGCACCATTCACATTGGTTCCGAGAGGTATGATCTTTTTGTATCTTTACTTTGATTCACATGCTGTATTTTctcatatgtttttttttaatcactcTTCTAAAGTATGGAAGAGATTCACTTGGCCTGTCAAGATGCTGTTAATGGATTACCATCACAAAGACCAGTTATCGAGATGACAATTCCATCTGTACTGGACAAGACTATATCTCCACCTGGTACACATCAGACTACTTGCGTTACCAAATTCATCATATATCGtttgaaaaagaatgaaaaatgcTTCATGCATTCCATTATCTTGGAAAGAATTTTAGCTCTCTGATACAGAATCCATCTCCTTGTAGGTAAGCATGTGATCAACTTGTTTATTCAATACACACCGTATAGTCCATCAGATGGACACTGGGGAGATCCTGTTTACAGAGTGAGTTTCTGTCTCTGAGAGAACAAATGAAATCTAAAATTTGAGCTCATCTTGACTTCTAGTTTGGACAATATGGAAATAGAAACTGTATTGCAATTTGTGTTCAACTGTGGCTTCTTATTTTGCACCCCGACAAGTTAACCAACATCAACAACCTTTTCTACTCTACTTCTGATTGATTAGTTTGGTGGTGACACACTTTTATGGCTATATTCCTCTCAGCATCAAACTAATACTTTGAAAATGGCACGGCATCCTTGCAGGAATCATTTGCAAAAAAGTGTTTCACCTTAATTGATGAATATGCCCCTGGGTTCAGTTCATCAGTAATTGGTTATGACATGTTGACTCCACCAGACCTTGAAAGGGAAATAGGTTTGACAGGTACTTCAAATCTTTCCAGATATTCATGGAGTATTTTGTTAAACAAGATTGAACTTGATAACTGGTTGACTCTTCCAGGAGCAGTGTTATCTTCACTATTAAGATTTACCATATAGTAGCTTACAAGGGAACTTGAGTTGCTGATTCTTAGATAATATTCTTGACAGGAGGGAATATCTTCCATGGTGCTATGGGATTGGATTCACTCTTCCTCATGCGACCTGTAAAAGGATGGTAAGACTCAAAACATATGATTTTGCATGAGATTTCGGATTAATATTTTGTAAATCTGCCAATTTCGGCTACTCAAATCACTATTCTGGGATACATGCAGGTCAAATTATAGAACACCACTTCCGGGTCTCTATTTGTGCGGTAGCGGGGCCCACCCAGGGGGCGGTGTGATGGGGGCTCCCGGGCGTAATGCTGCTCGTGTGGCTTTGGAAGATGTAAACAAGCCATTGAAATGATGACACTGTTATCACATATTTACTGTCAGTTGAGTTGTAAGGATCTCACATTCATCATCATTGGACAGGATGCAGTAAGCCCGTAATTTTCAAATAGACATTGCTTAATGCTCATATCTCACTTACAAGTCTGTCTTTGTACTTCTTCCATGTAACAAATTAAATCTTGCGTTGTGAGTTCCCTTTAAAATATGATCAAGTTACTCATACTCACCGAGGTGCTGCCCAGCTTGATCTTCTAGGTAAGTTCACCTTTTTGAGTTATATTAGCCTGATTAATAACGTAGTTTTCAATTTGTCAACTTTAAGAATCCAACCGTTTgtgaaaaggaaaggaaaaaagaaagagaataaaTCCAGGTcgtgaaaagaaaaggaaaaaaagaagaagaaagagaataaaTCCAGCAATATTTTAGGAGTCTGGAAGAAATTATAGGGCAACAACAGACTTGGGGaaaacagaaggaaaaaaaacagagcaTCCATGCTCTACTTGGTTGAATCCTCAGGGGTGGGCTGGTTAAATCAAAAGCTTCAAAGCTACATTATCGATGCTCTTTAAGGGGGTTAAAATGTCTTAATTTGCACGGGATACGCATTTAGCTACATGATCCAAAGGACACTTGAGACAACTTCAGCACTAGTTTTAACCTCCCAGCCATAATTCATAATTGCCTTGCTTTCTCACGTTAACAAGCAAGAATGAGGTACCAAATACAACAACATTGTCATATGAACCCAATTATCATTAGCCCCTGCCTGATTCCAGGGTTAAAACAAATTCAACTAACAAGCATGAAAAACTTGCTGAAGTaattgaaaataacaaaaatgcTTAGTTAACTCTCTAGGTTGAAGCCAAGTTGAATGTACAAACAACATattataaacaaacaaacaaaatgttAGAAGAATCAATGTGCATTCTTAAACATTATTAGATGCACATTCACAAACAATAACAAATACAGTTTCTGGACAGAACCTAGGATAAAATATTTCTTCGGAAGTTGATAAGAAACAAGATGAATCTTTCAGCTTCAACCTTCACACAAGTAGTGGTTCTTCCCAAGGCAATTAATATACTGTGCACAGAATATAACAAGACAAACGATTCGTTAACCAAATAAACTTGATCAATAGAAGAATATAATACTATATCTGTGCATGAGAGTAAGTCTTATAGATTGAATGGTGCAAGTTTATGAGATCCAATGCAAGGACTAAAGCACTGACCTTCTAGCTAGCAACAGAACTAGGACTTGCTTTCATTAAACCTCCCAAATAACGTTCTGACTAAATCATCTACTTCTGGAAGGTGTCGTACCTTTGAATGATCCACACCTCCTTCTTGTATGGACTCTAGAAGTTGCACTGAAACAGATCCCAACTGCAAGGTTTCAAGATTAGAAAGGTATTCAATACCCCACGGCAAAGTCTTTACTTCCAGACAGCTATCCAGCATCAAGAACTGCAGCTTTGGCATCACCCCTCTCTCTATAGTTATGTTATTCAGTAAAGGGAAATTGCAAAGCTGCAAATGCACAAGATTTCTGAAGCCTGCACTGAAACTCAGGTTTTCCCCAGTGTATGCATTATAAAGAGTAAGGCTTCGTAGGCTGGCCAGTGCTTCAATGTGAGGTAATAAATCTTCCTCGAGTCTAGACCAATGCAGATTCAAAGATGTGAGGCTGTGAAGTGAAAAAAACCAACGTGGTACCATTTCCAACTTTCCAGCCAACGCAAGTTTGTGAAGGTGAGCAGGAGGTGCAGTTAGCGCATCGAGTCGAAGACATTCCTCTTCATCAGGTACCATTAAAAACAAGTCCTGGAGGAGCTCCATCTTTTGAATTGAAGCACATAGGTCTATCTCGTCTCTTTCTTTTACATTTGTGATGCCAAGCTTAGTAAGTTGGGTCATGTTCCCGACAAGTCTAATAACATTTCCTTCTGATTCAACACATGCCAAAACTTGCAAGTTCTTCAATTTACAAATACCAGATGGACCTTTTGTCCCTTCAATATATCTGAAGCCCTTATGTACTCCAGTGTAACGGTACATAATCAGATGGCGTAGGTTAAGCAGCTTGGTAATTCCCCTTGGAAGTGCCTTTATATTGGAATCCCTTATGTCCAAGGTCTGGAGATTGTGGAGCCGTCCTATGGATTTGGGAAGCTCTTTAATGGGAGTTTTCCTCAAATTTAAATATCTTAAGTTGAATAAGTACACAACTTCATCTGGCAATTTAGTAACCGGGGACCGTTCCAAATCTAGAATCCTCAACAACTTCAATCCTGAAGGCAATATCTCAGAAACAGACGATGAGATTCTATTAGTGACAAAGACAAGAAAAGAACGAAGATGTGACATATCTGTGAGTGGCTTAATTTCCCCATCGGTTGTTTGAATTGACAAACGACGGGCTCCCATTTCTTTCATTACTTCTTTGCCATCGTACACAGTGGCAAAGTTCTCCGATGCTGATTCTGATAAAGCAAGCTCCCGCA is a window from the Rosa chinensis cultivar Old Blush chromosome 2, RchiOBHm-V2, whole genome shotgun sequence genome containing:
- the LOC112189132 gene encoding pyridine nucleotide-disulfide oxidoreductase domain-containing protein 2 — encoded protein: MWRRSFSSSAGAAASALKDKKWDALVIGGGHNGLTAAAYLARAGLSVAVLERRHVIGGAAVTEELIPGFKFSRCSYLQSLLRPAVIKELELARHGMKLLKRSPSSFTPCLDGRYLLLGPEKDLNHSEIAKFSKLDAEAYPRYENQLEKFCQFMDPLLDSAPPESSQGASPATFGDRLKDKMHKSMFWAQLLRQAAVLGQKDMVDFMDLLLSPASKVLNNWFETDVLKATLATDAVIGTTGSVHTPGSGYVLLHHVMGETDGERGIWSYVEGGMGSVSLAIGNAAREAGAHIVTSAEVQQMLINDSGKVDGVLLSDGSRVHSSIVLSNATPYKTFKELVPDDVLPDDFLRAIKYSDYSSATTKINIAVDQLPQFKSCKLNHTHAGPQHMGTIHIGSESMEEIHLACQDAVNGLPSQRPVIEMTIPSVLDKTISPPGKHVINLFIQYTPYSPSDGHWGDPVYRESFAKKCFTLIDEYAPGFSSSVIGYDMLTPPDLEREIGLTGGNIFHGAMGLDSLFLMRPVKGWSNYRTPLPGLYLCGSGAHPGGGVMGAPGRNAARVALEDVNKPLK